The Gasterosteus aculeatus chromosome 17, fGasAcu3.hap1.1, whole genome shotgun sequence genome includes a window with the following:
- the tmem88bl gene encoding transmembrane protein 88B has protein sequence MCGLDADLDDAGSGEEEKEEEFWIGEGVKMLPPPVAHSGGSAWGSRRGRFGCVACGAALLLWDLCVVLVSALLLALVFFVVLLPAMLLLYAGFLCHSRVLDAPSVICRYLDDNSCSALIILGFVMMSPLVVVAAAVFCGLLRRFRLLLLIQPISRARYRGRLLDWAGSVHAWV, from the exons ATGTGCGGTTTGGACGCGGACTTGGACGATGCCGGTTCaggcgaggaggagaaagaggaggagttcTGGATCGGGGAGGGAGTGAAGATGCTGCCCCCTCCTGTGGCCCACAGCGGGGGGAGTGCGTGGGGTAGCCGCAGGGGCCGGTTTGGCTGCGTGGCCTGCGGGGcggccctcctcctctgggaccTGTGCGTGGTCTTAGTCAGCGCTTTGCTCCTGGCTCTGGTCTTCTTCGTGGTGCTGCTGCCTGCGATGCTGCTGTTGTACGCCGGTTTCCTATGCCACTCCCGG GTTCTTGATGCCCCCTCCGTCATCTGCCGTTACCTTGACGACAACAGCTGCTCCGCCCTCATTATCCTGGGTTTCGTGATGATGTCGCCGCTCGTGGTCGTGGCCGCCGCCGTCTTCTGCGGGCTGCTCCGACGGTTTCGACTCCTGCTGCTCATTCAGCCGATCTCACGTGCCCGGTACCGAGGGCGGCTGTTGGATTGGGCGGGCAGCGTCCACGCCTGGGTCTGA
- the nbl1 gene encoding neuroblastoma suppressor of tumorigenicity 1 has protein sequence MWQRIHICWALFALYSAAPPAHINRLALFPDKSAWCEAKNITQIVGHTGCQPRSIQNRACLGQCFSYSVPNTFPQSTESLVHCDSCMPAQTQWEVVTLECPGSEESPHVDKLVERIFHCSCQSCSKESGEEGAVMQLYSADNVLDAPSLSDVLADAQSHPPPPSDTHPKKHVHAHTDHHTLPHTSDGG, from the exons ATGTGGCAGAGGATTCACATTTGTTGGGCGCTGTTTGCACTGTATTCAGCGGCACCGCCTGCACACATCAACCGCCTGGCGCTGTTCCCTGACAAGAGCGCCTGGTGCGAAGCCAAGAACATCACACAGATAGTCGGGCACACGGGTTGTCAGCCTCGCTCTATTCAAAACAG AGCCTGTCTGGGTCAGTGTTTCAGTTACAGCGTCCCCAACACGTTCCCACAGTCGACCGAGTCCCTGGTGCACTGTGACTCCTGCATGCCTGCCCAGACGCAGTGGGAAGTG GTGACCTTGGAGTGCCCGGGCAGCGAGGAGTCTCCTCATGTGGATAAGCTAGTAGAGAGGATCTTCCACTGCAGCTGCCAGTCCTGCAGTAAAGAGAGTGGCGAGGAGGGAGCGGTGATGCAGCTGTACTCAGCCGACAACGTGCTGGACGCCCCGTCTTTATCTGACGTGCTCGCCGATGCTCAGTCtcaccctccgcccccctcagACACACACCCCAAAAAGCAcgttcacgcacacacagaccatCACACACTACCGCACACATCAGATGGAGGATAG
- the LOC120835043 gene encoding MICOS complex subunit Mic10, with protein sequence MAAEHGRKWDRCLADTAVKTVTGLAVGVVFSVVLFKRRTWPVSLGSGLGLGMGYANCQHDFRSPYLVHGDMVKDQ encoded by the exons ATGGCAGCCGAGCACGGACGGAAATGGGACCGCTGTCTGGCTGATACAGCCGTGAAAACAG TAACTGGTCTTGCCGTGGGCGTTGTGTTCTCCGTTGTTCTCTTCAAAC GTCGCACATGGCCCGTCTCCCTTGGTTCAGGTTTGGGACTGGGAATGGGATACGCCAACTGCCAGCATGACTTCAGGTCACCATACCTGGTTCATGGCGACATGGTGAAG GACCAGTAG
- the capzb gene encoding F-actin-capping protein subunit beta isoform X1, with amino-acid sequence MNDQQLDCALDLMRRLPPQQIEKNLSDLIDLVPSLCEDLLSSVDQPLKIARDKVVGKDYLLCDYNRDGDSYRSPWSNKYEPPIEDGAMPSARLRKLEVEANNAFDQYRDLYFEGGVSSVYLWDLDHGFAGVILIKKAGDGSKKIKGCWDSIHVVEVQEKSSGRTAHYKLTSTVMLWLQTTKTGSGTMNLGGSLTRQMEKDETVGESSPHIANIGRLVEDMENKIRSTLNEIYFGKTKDIVNGLRSIESLPDNQKYRQLQKELSQVLTQRQIFID; translated from the exons ATG AATGACCAGCAGCTGGACTGTGCCCTGGACCTGATGAGGCGTCTGCCTCCTCAGCAGATTGAGAAGAACCTCAGTGACCTCATTGACCTG gtGCCCAGTCTGTGTGAGGACCTCCTCTCATCTGTGGACCAGCCCTTGAAGATTGCCCGGGACAAGGTGGTGGGGAAAGACTATCTGCTCTGTGATTACAACCGAGACGGCGACTCCTACAG ATCCCCGTGGAGTAACAAGTATGAGCCTCCCATTGAAGACGGTGCAATGCCTTCAGCTCGCCTGAGGAAACTCGAGGTCGAAGCCAACAACGCCTTTGACCAGTACAGAGACCT GTACTTTGAGGGAGGCGTGTCCTCCGTGTACCTCTGGGACTTGGATCATGGCTTCGCCGGAGTCATTCTGATCAAGAAGGCCGGGGATGGATCCAAGAAGATCAAAGGCTGCTGGGACTCCATCCATGTGGTGGAAGTGCAG GAGAAGTCCAGCGGTCGTACTGCTCACTACAAACTCACCTCCACCGTCATGCTGTGGCTCCAGACCACCAAGACCGGCTCCGGCACCATGAACCTGGGCGGCAGTCTCACCAGACAG ATGGAAAAAGACGAGACGGTCGGAGAGTCCTCACCCCACATCGCCAACATCGGCCGCCTTGTGGAA GATATGGAGAACAAGATTCGCTCCACACTGAATGAAATCTACTTTGGGAAGACCAAGGACATCGTCAACGGGCTGAG aTCTATTGAGTCTTTGCC